The genomic segment CCAGACATACCGTTGCAGGGGTAAGAAGATAGCTTAAATACTTTGCTCCTGCGTAATAGCTTTCATAATCAACATTTAGAAGGAAAAGAAGGAGCATCACTGCTCCAACAGAAATGAGCAGAGGATTAAATAAGGCAAATTTAAACTTCTTTTTTAATACAACACCAAGTTCATAACAAGCAATACTAATCAGGACACCAAAATATGTTGAGTTATATAACAATTCTTTCATGTTCTCACCTATTATTTTTATGAATTACAAACTGTGTTACTCGTCCAACAACACCCATTACCATAATTGTAGAAACGACTGTAATGACGACAACAGGAAAGAAAAAGGCGCTTAATTCATTCCATGAGGTAAGCAGTCCAACCGCTGCTGGAATGAACAGCATTGGCATGATATGAATAAGAAAGCTGCCAGTTTCCCGAACAGAGTCCAGTGAAATGATCTTAAATTTTAAGGCAGCGAGCATGAGTACAAGTCCATAGATACTGGCAGGTACCGGCAGGGGAATCAGGTATTTTAATACTTCCCCGAGAAAAGTAAAGACCAGTATAATTCCAAATTGCATCATATATTTCATGCGAAAGCTCCATTCTACCGTCTTGAGATTTGAAAGAGTTTATATTAAGGGATTGGTTAACTAATTCATTTTTATATAATCGTTTCATAACTCATTCATCATACCATTAGATGCTTTAAATTTCAATGACGGAAAATATTTTTTTGTAATAATTCATATCAAAAATTAAATTTTTTATGGATAACGAAATTGGCTTTGAGGGCATGCAAGTATATACCTAAAGCCTTTTGATTAGATGAATATCAATCAGGCATTTAGATTGAGAAATAAAGAAGTAAGTATTATAGAGAATTTATGATAAATTGTATAACTTAAGTAGAGTAATTGCAATCACCGATTTATTTCCAAAAATTATTTGATGAGTTACTATATAGGTGAGGTGATACAATATGATTTTTTCTGAAAAACTACAATTGTTAAGGAAAAATAAAGGCTATACACAAGAAGAACTTGCCCAGAGACTCAATGTATCTAGGCAGGCAGTGGCAAAATGGGAAGCTGGTCATGTCTATCCGGATATCATGAATTTGATTCAAATCAGTAACTTGATGAATGTGACAGTTGATTATCTTGTAAAAGATCAGGAGTGTTCAGTAAAACCCATTTCCACAGAATTTAACGACATCGATGAAATAATTGATTTCAGACTTGAAGCAAACATGAATACATATGCTGCATTTATGAATGAAACGGACTCTACAAGACTGGATTCTCATGATTTCAGATATGCTCGAGATCCTTTTGTATACCATGACACATATGTTGGAGCGGAACAGTTTGCTGGACAAGAAGCGATTTGGAAAAATGGCAAATCGGTATATGCGATGAATTATATTGGCAGAGTGCTCGGTGAGAAGTTTAGTGGAAATTTCCATAAAGAAGCACTTAGAAAGGCTGATCATCAAATGCCCTATAGAGGCCCTGAATATTATCAATCGGGTGAATATGTTTACAAATCAAAAGTATCCGGAGATTTTTCGTGGTTTCAGGGATATGAGGAAATATATTGGATGAACGAAAAAGTATATGAGTGTTATTTTCATGGTGGATTAATGTATTAACTTTCAAAGCCATTAACATTGCGTTACATTTAATCGATATTGATAATGAATTTGAGCCTTAATAATAATCTTAGAGGGCATTACAGAAAATGTTGCTTTCAGAACCTTTGACATACTTATGGAAAGTATATCAAAGGTTTATTTTTGTAAAAGATTTCGTTTAATTTCTAGAATCTTGCTGGTATAAATATATTATATTATTTAGATATAATAATTCAGATAAAGTTCAGATAATCAACAAATACACTTCAGTTTACTGATATAGAATAAGGTCATTCAAAAGAAAAGGAGTGACAAAAAGATGAAAAAACCCAGAGGCAGACATGAGCTTAAGCATTATATAAACTATGCTGACATATTAGAGCTTAGATCAAGACTTCCATATGTGGCAAGTCTCGATCAAAACTCGGAAGGGGAAAAAGGCTATCGGGTAAAAAGCCTCTACTTTGACAACTACAATGATCAAGCGTTGAAGGAAAAAATTGATGGGGTTAACGAGCGAGAAAAGTTTCGCATACGGCTTTATAACGATGACACATCCTTTATCCGGCTTGAAAAAAAGAGTAAAATAAGTGGTATTTGTTTTAAGGAGAGTGCGCTTATAACGGCTGAGGAGTGCGAACGCTTGCTGGACGGTGATTTCGTTGTTCTGAAAGAAAATGGTAGCCCTTTGTGTATGGAGTTATATGCCAAAATGCATTATCAGCAGCTGCGCCCCAAAAATATCGTAGATTATCAACGGGAGGCTTTTGTTTACCCTATGGGGAATGTACGGGTTACCTTGGATTATGACATTCGTACAAGCAACAATGTAAAAGACTTCTTAAAGCCTGAACCTGTTCCCATACCAATTCCGGGAGTTTATATTCTCGAAGTGAAATATGATGACTATTTACCAGAAATTATTCGTGGTGCAGTATCTCTTTCCAACAGGAGAAGTACTTCATTTTCTAAATATGCAGTAACAAGAATTGTATAATTGGGAGGTATGTAAGATGACATTTAATGATATTTTTAAGTCCAGTTTCTTAGAAAAGGCAGTAGAATTTTCAGTTTCAGATGTAGTCATTGCAATGTTAATAAGTTTTGCAATTGGATTATTTATTTTCTATGTGTATAAAAAGACATTTGCCGGTGTAATGTATTCTTCATCCTTTGGCGTTTCCATTATGGCTATGACTTTGATTACAACTCTGATCATTCTTGCAGTAACGTCCAATATTGTATTGTCCCTGGGTATGGTAGGTGCGCTGTCCATTGTTCGTTTCAGAACTGCTGTTAAAGAACCTTTGGATATTGCGTTTTTGTTCTGGGCAATTTCAGCAGGAATTGTTGTAGGTGCAGGGTTGATTCCTATGGCAGTGATTGGATCCGTTTTCATTGGTATCATTCTTATGGTATTTGTGAACAAGAAAAGCACCGATACTCCATATATTGTAGTACTTAATCTTGTCAGTGATGAAGCTGAAAATGCGGCAATGATATTGATAAAAGAAAAAACTAAAAAGAGCTTAGTAAAAGCAAAAACAGTGAATAAAAACGGTATCGAACTTACGATTGAAGTAAGACTTTTGGATATGTCTGCAAAGCTTCTTAATGAATTACTAAATATCAATGGTGTGATCAATGCTTGTCTTGTAAGTTACAATGGTGATTATACCGCTTAAGCAGATTAAGATTCGAGGTGAAAGCATGATACAAAGTAGAAAAATCAATATAATTGTTGCGATAGCCGTGGTTTTCGCCTTGATTACAAGTATTTTACTAGTGGCAATAGGAAATATGTATAATAAAAACGGCGGTATAAAAACCGAGCCGGAATACGCAACTAAAATTTTTGGATCAGATATTATTTCGATAGAGATTATTGCAGAAGAAGATGATTGGCAGGAAATGCTGGTCAATGCCATGAGCGAACAATATATTATGGTCGATGTGGTTGTGAATGGATCAAAATTTGAAAATGTAGGTATTCGTCCCAAAGGAAATTCCAGTTTAACTCAGGTAGCTGGTTCCGACAGTGACAGGTATAGTTTTCGTATCCAATTTGATGAATACATCAAAGGTCAGACCTGTTTTGGATTAGATAGTCTTGTAATCAATAATATGATTGGCGACAATACTTACATGAAAGAATACGTCTCTTATGATTTAATGAAAGAAATAGGTGTAGCTGCACCATACTTTGGGTTTGCGGATATTAAAGTGAATGGCAACGCCTGGGGCTTATATCTTGCTGTAGAAACTTATGGTGACAGCTATGAAGAAAGAACTTTCGGTACAACCATTGGCATGATGTACAATGTAAAAAGCATGGAGATGGGCGGAGGCGATCAAGGTGGGCAGCCACAGCTAAACCTGGGAGCCAAGACAACTTCTTCTGCTACCACAGAAGCTCATGTGCAAAACGAGAACAGATTGATGGAACGACCAAATGGTGTTAGGCCTTTGAATAGAGGTCCTATGGGCCGCAGAGGAAGCAATGGCGGCAGTCTGGAATATGCAACGGATGATGTTTCCTCATACAGCGCAATCTTTAGCAATGTTGTAGGTAAAGGTACCGAAAATGATTTTAAGCGTGTAATTAAGGCATTAAAGGCATTGTCTGAAGGGAAAGATTTGGAGACTTATTTTGAGGTAGACAAAATCCTAAGGTATCTTGCAGCTCATACCACCGTGGTCAATCTTGACAGTTATTCATCCAGTATGGCACAAAATTATTACCTTTATGAAAACAATGGTAAGGTT from the Defluviitalea raffinosedens genome contains:
- a CDS encoding polyphosphate polymerase domain-containing protein encodes the protein MKKPRGRHELKHYINYADILELRSRLPYVASLDQNSEGEKGYRVKSLYFDNYNDQALKEKIDGVNEREKFRIRLYNDDTSFIRLEKKSKISGICFKESALITAEECERLLDGDFVVLKENGSPLCMELYAKMHYQQLRPKNIVDYQREAFVYPMGNVRVTLDYDIRTSNNVKDFLKPEPVPIPIPGVYILEVKYDDYLPEIIRGAVSLSNRRSTSFSKYAVTRIV
- a CDS encoding DUF4956 domain-containing protein — protein: MTFNDIFKSSFLEKAVEFSVSDVVIAMLISFAIGLFIFYVYKKTFAGVMYSSSFGVSIMAMTLITTLIILAVTSNIVLSLGMVGALSIVRFRTAVKEPLDIAFLFWAISAGIVVGAGLIPMAVIGSVFIGIILMVFVNKKSTDTPYIVVLNLVSDEAENAAMILIKEKTKKSLVKAKTVNKNGIELTIEVRLLDMSAKLLNELLNINGVINACLVSYNGDYTA
- a CDS encoding CidA/LrgA family protein, which produces MKYMMQFGIILVFTFLGEVLKYLIPLPVPASIYGLVLMLAALKFKIISLDSVRETGSFLIHIMPMLFIPAAVGLLTSWNELSAFFFPVVVITVVSTIMVMGVVGRVTQFVIHKNNR
- a CDS encoding DUF5680 domain-containing protein, whose protein sequence is MIFSEKLQLLRKNKGYTQEELAQRLNVSRQAVAKWEAGHVYPDIMNLIQISNLMNVTVDYLVKDQECSVKPISTEFNDIDEIIDFRLEANMNTYAAFMNETDSTRLDSHDFRYARDPFVYHDTYVGAEQFAGQEAIWKNGKSVYAMNYIGRVLGEKFSGNFHKEALRKADHQMPYRGPEYYQSGEYVYKSKVSGDFSWFQGYEEIYWMNEKVYECYFHGGLMY
- a CDS encoding CotH kinase family protein, translated to MIQSRKINIIVAIAVVFALITSILLVAIGNMYNKNGGIKTEPEYATKIFGSDIISIEIIAEEDDWQEMLVNAMSEQYIMVDVVVNGSKFENVGIRPKGNSSLTQVAGSDSDRYSFRIQFDEYIKGQTCFGLDSLVINNMIGDNTYMKEYVSYDLMKEIGVAAPYFGFADIKVNGNAWGLYLAVETYGDSYEERTFGTTIGMMYNVKSMEMGGGDQGGQPQLNLGAKTTSSATTEAHVQNENRLMERPNGVRPLNRGPMGRRGSNGGSLEYATDDVSSYSAIFSNVVGKGTENDFKRVIKALKALSEGKDLETYFEVDKILRYLAAHTTVVNLDSYSSSMAQNYYLYENNGKVTVLPWDYNLAWGGFQSGNASSVINFPIDTPVSGVEMSSRPLINQLLTNPEYREKYHTYLQELMTNYFADGKWEAKIEQLDALISDYVQNDQTAFCTFEEYKTAVETFKTLGNLRYQSIQGQLNGSIPSTTEEQSANPEKLISAGDLRLSSLGSMMGGGPGERRVRSNSKSNSTESEVFNPMQVGNMPDPEIMTQVMQIMEEAGGTQLPLPFRDQRSQDINTTQSLLIYLGLFAFLLLSTFLVAKKKRTY